Proteins encoded together in one Drosophila albomicans strain 15112-1751.03 chromosome 2R, ASM965048v2, whole genome shotgun sequence window:
- the LOC127566102 gene encoding ubiquitin-conjugating enzyme E2 H, translating to MANLVVNTTSPMAGRRLNRDVNRLLAAGYQTVIDDDMTNLDVSFVGPMGSAYEGGIWIVNVAMPQEYPLKAPRLRFVTKILHPNIEFTTGLVCMNVFKQAWSANYDLVNIFETFLPQLLRHPNPHDPLNHHAAAIMKRSEQDFRDTVSMFLRMYALPIVTPGRSRDSENLEKRSSDLSLSDLLSDDDDDD from the coding sequence ATGGCCAATTTAGTCGTGAACACAACCTCGCCGATGGCTGGACGCCGATTGAACCGGGACGTGAACCGGCTGTTGGCTGCGGGGTATCAAACAGTCATTGACGATGACATGACTAATTTAGATGTGAGTTTCGTGGGTCCCATGGGCAGTGCCTATGAGGGCGGCATATGGATCGTTAATGTCGCCATGCCACAGGAGTATCCGCTGAAGGCGCCTCGCTTGCGTTTCGTTACAAAGATTCTGCACCCGAACATTGAATTTACCACCGGACTGGTGTGCATGAATGTCTTCAAGCAGGCATGGTCTGCCAATTATGACTTggttaatatatttgaaacatttttgccCCAATTATTGCGACATCCGAATCCGCATGATCCTCTCAATCATCATGCGGCTGCAATAATGAAGCGCTCAGAACAGGATTTTCGTGATACAGTCTCAATGTTTCTCAGAATGTACGCTCTACCGATTGTTACGCCGGGTCGATCCAGAGATTCTGAAAATCTCGAGAAACGGTCTTCAGACTTGAGCTTATCCGACTTGCTatccgatgatgatgacgacgattaA